tttatatattttttaaattatgtaatcGTTATTATAACAACTCACATTCGATCATGTGGATATTATCCGTTTTAAACTCAAAAGAGTTCTTATAACTTTAAagtacatttataaaattaagagaaattcatatatatatatagtatcgaaatttttttctcatatttgacataaaacattataaatatcatCATACAAACACAACGTTTTGATTGAATGCAGATCTTTACAGTCATATAGAACTGGAGaagtaagaatataaaatatatatatatatatatatatatatatatataaataattgttaaatctatttttttcactttttcttatcgtgtattttttctttcattccttGTATTTTTCACAAACCAAATGCAACCTAGTCTTTTGTAAGATTTGATAAGGGAATTTATTATTGAAACATGACATTCAGTACCCAAAATGGACTTATTAATACACTCAAATTTGTTGAGTATTATTGAGGGGCTCTTTAATAAAACTATCCAAATGTAATTAATAAATTCTTCCttgatttaaaaatgaatttctaAGCTTAGAGAGTGTGAATCCAAAACCATAACTAAATATGAACACCCAACAAACACACCTGCAACATcattgtgattttatttttcctttgaaaaaacaaaaagaagtgtCCATTTCAAGCATGAATGAACCCTACACCCAAACCATAGAGCTTCATTGGAACTTTTGGCCCTACATATGTACCATGCCATCAACACTGTTGACCTGAATGGGGAGTTGGCAGATGAGAGACAGCCCAATGGGGTGTCCCTCTTGCTTCAATTTGGCTTTGGTGGTACCTTTAATTATCACCCACTTACTGGCACTGATTCCATcactaaataagaaagaaatgaataaagaatgaaaagcTATGATCATTGTTTTGGAGCCCCTAAACACGCCATATAATTTATGGGTTAGGTGCAGGAGATTATGGAGATTAGCCATGATTGTGTGTGGTTAGAAAATACCCCTTTATAATAGTGGTGAAAACTAGCTCTTTTGGCGCTTTGGGtttgtttttcttctcattctctaatgttctttaatttcaaaacaatatataaagtATTCGTGTTGGATACAGGATTCACAATGTGCTAGACAGCTGTGAGCCTGTAACTGTGAGTGGTCTTTGCTTCTCTGGGCCATACAACCACAGCCCAGGACAGATGGCCCATGGCCCATATCCCATTCCACCCCAATAACACGTGTAACTGGCACTAAGCCACACGTGGGAGCCAGTGCCACCCAGAAGGGCCAAATCAGCAATCCAAAACTGAAAATGGGTGTTCATTGAAAACTTGCTTCTGGGTCTgcaacttcttcttctttggaGTAATGCACTTTTTGACCACTCATATTCAGATATCATGTGCTATTTTCATGGCCACTTATGTGGAGATTTGTTAAATTTTCAgttgggttttttcttttttcttttttctgagtTTATATCATCAGGAATTTGCTTATTGGAACATAGAAGATTAATCTGTATACTTTGATAATGTATGGGGATTTCATAGTTTTTACATTTTAATTCAAAGGGCTATTGCTGGAATTGATGCTTGGAATTTCTATACATGGGGGTGTAGGTAACCTAAGAAATTGGGAACAAGATTTTGTTGAGTTGAGTTGAGTTGAGTAGGGATGTTCAATAAGGATTGAGTTATGCAAAGCATTGCCTTGACCCAAATAAGATTTCAGATTCAAAATCTTACTTGGGTTGTTCAAGTGGGTGGTGCTTTTGGCATTTCAAATGCATTTGGCCTAATTAGACAGCTATTTTTTGTCATTTGGTATGGGTTAGACTGCTGGATTCTTTGCCAGTAATGAGACATAAGATGAGTAGATTACCTGTCATTGGTTAGTTTCATGAGTTTGTTGTCCACAGGTAGACTAAAAAAAACTTGTCCGGGTATGATTGCAACACACAGCACCAAATGACAACTAGAAAACAAGATGTGATAAACACAACTTTAGAAAGCCAGGAGGATGAAGATATGGCAATGAAAGAGCAGAGGGGCAGGTCAACATGCTTGGAAGGTTGATGCTTGCTCCTGTGATTTCATAAAGTTGGACTTGAGTTGTTTTCATCCCTTGATTGGCTTGGCAACAGTAAATGCCAGCAGTTGCAGACTTGCAGTACCGATAATGGTTTGTTTATGTGATTTGCCCTGATATTTGGTGCCCATTCTCTTGGTTATGAATGATTTGTTCATATTACAACCCTTTTTGGTGAACAATCATTACTGTTATGTTGAGTTTGGTTGACCATCTCTACcctttattgtttctctttgtTTCAATTACTGTACTTTGCCTCCACCTCTAAGCAAGGCTTATGGGACCCTCTGTTTGCTGGCCATTACCGCATATCAATTCGGGCTTTATCATCCTGAAGATATTGCGTCATTTTACAAACTAGCATTCCCATGTTTTTAGGTATGACTTTTGGCTCTGGGTGTGAAATCTCATATAGGTAGGAAAAGAAGTTGTTGACGCCATATATGTAGTAGATTCCTTTTAATTGTatagacacattttaaagtcataACAACCTATTGGATTCAAagtagacaatatctacattGGAAATAACGGGTCATTACACTGGGGATTATCAGATTTTCATCCAAACATGACATCAAGTCCATGAAAATTTCAGATTCATTCTTAAGCCTTGTTTTGCCAATTGGAATCCCTCATCTCTTCCCTCGCCATTGCTACTTGAGCCAGTCCTCAAAGGCTTGGAAAATAGCCATGCTTAGCTTACATTATCAAATATGTCATCACTTGCTAACTAAAATTCTTCTGCAACTGATATTGGTTGTGACTAGTTTCACTTGAAAAGCATGTTGATCTATTTAACCATGTAGCAGTCATTAGACAAAATTTGCCCAAGATGAACACTCTTTGCCTTTATTTTTAGGTGAGGAGGCTGATTACAAACTTCATTTTTCCTTggaaaattctctttcaattttgGAATTTGCGTCTTCATGATGATGTATGCAGTTGCCAGAATTATCAAAACTGTGGGATCGATTGACTTTTCTGTGGTAATACTGATATTATAGACCAAAAAAATGGGGTACAACTGGAGAAGGGTCCATTTGAAGGAGGAGGTACCACAGATTTCTTGTGGATGATGATGTTTGGTGCCCTGTCTTTGCTGGTGCAAAAGAACTTTTCATTCCAGTTCTGCTCCATGTCCGGTGGTTCCCAGTTATACTTTTTCTTCAAGATACTTAGAAATTATATGGTACAGTGGTGGTCAGGCTGGCTCAAGCTCATGTGAGCTGGAAACTTTTCAAAGTGGATTGATCTAGAGCTATCTGGaaccaagaaagaaaagagaaaaaaaaaaggaagaagtcGTAGTGTCTTTGTCCTCTTTTCCCCTTCCTCATGTTGACCTTTTCCCTTGGTACTATTCCACTATTGAAGCTTAGCAAAGCATACGGTTAACTTCAGCTCCACATGCTTTCTCATACGACTGCTGCAGGATCTAATGACTATACTAATATCATCTCCTTTTGTTTTGCCATTATATCTTTACCCCGGATTTTCAGGCATCACAGTCTGAATAGAGATTCTCCATGTGTCTCTTGAGATGCACTGACTTCAGATGTTAATCTTTGGTTCACCTCTGCTGCTTGACCTGTTGGGAATCATTGCAGGACATCTTTATAACTGGACCATGTTGCATCCACCTTCAGGTGGAAAGGACATACTGCAGACTTCAATATGGGTGTACTCAGCTTAGCTTCACATGAGATTATTTTAGTTATAACATTGATCTTTCAGTATCAATTTGATAACCCATAAGGATGTGCTTGCAGGTGAAAGGAAATCCTGCAGATTTCAAAGGGACTATGTGGGTCCCTTTTTAAGGGGAAGCCTGCTCCACTGTTGGTACATATTGCAATTGAGAGCGGGGACATACTGGTGGGGTTGGTTTGTTGACCTTTTACCAGCTGCTCTTTTGAAAATTGGACCTGAAGATTGGACAAATTTTGGTAGTGAAGAACCAGAAATGTTGAAAGAATTATGGTAGTTCTTTGGCATTTTTTCTCAACTGCTACTTTAGATGTTACCAACTATGGTTCAGCAAGTAATGCTGGTAGATGAAGATGTTATCAGCCCAAAGGATTCCCCGCTCCATTGATCCTCCCTTATAGGAGGGGAGCAATTTCTATATGTTAGGGATAATTTGATGTTTACGTCCATAAAAAGAgcttgttatatatatatatatataatagtgttatgaattttttactttatcaaataggagatatcagaAAGGATCACGCATCTTCCTATGTAGATAATCATATTATATGTTTTAGGTTCAATGAGCTCACATCTTTCGTTAGGTTAAACAAATAGAGTCTCACATCGAGATCAAGGATGAAACGGAATTTCATATTGGGCTCTCATGACTCTTAATATCATTGCAATGGGTGCTTATCATCTAGAACTTTTTCCCTCTTCAATGTGAGATTTCATAGATAAGATTTGCTCTCAAGAAGGGATTTTTCTCAAAGGCAAAGCTGTCCAGAGCTTTTCTTTGTTATCTCTTCCACTGTCCTTAAAGTGAGAAGCAATTGTTTAGAAGACgaaaatagaaatatgttgATGGAAGAGTCTACTTGAATAAGCTTTGAATCACATATAAATTGCATCTTACAAATAAAATCTTTTCTTCCTTGGTGTCCATGATACCATTAAAGTTGTTGATAAATTACATAAACATGACGTGACATAATTGATAGACATGTCATCTGATATAACATAACTCTTATGAACATTACGTGATATAATTGATAGACATGATGTGGTAATTGACTCATGAAGCTTCAAAATTGAAGGATACAATCTTCTTATGATAATTATCATGAATCCTATTTGTGCCaagtattgaaaataaaaattaatgaagaaaacaaaatatgttGGAACATCCTTAAATAGATATAGAACAAGACATTTGACACACATATGtcaatcaaattatattaaaaattaagatcaataaaatcatCTTAAATTATGTTGAGACAGAAGTCTAACTATTAAGGTTGTAACTTAAAAAGATCCAATTGCTTGAACTTGATGTTTAGGTGGTATAAACAAGGTTGAATAAGTTATTGTGAAACCaatgtttggttaatctcgattttgatgataacaaaataaagtttgaaactaatgattatatttcaagtgtgattatgTAAAAAGATTTCCAAAGTGACAATCACAGAAACAAAATCAAACCAAAGagaaatcaataagaagaaaaagaccTAAAGAAAAGCGTTTTTCAATACCTAAGCTTTATAGAATCTTTTTATAAGATTGTTGGCACCAAGTTTTTCATAcattacattattaatttatacaccaaaatcatccaaaagtaattttgttttaaattctttaaaattggatgatttcatgttttcaactaaaaccttgtatcaaatgttttccaaacttgtttaaaaagtTTCACGTTAAAAAtgatggttgttgagccaaaaataaTTCAACTGATTGAACCGAATGAAGAATTGATCGACCTGTTCAACTCATTCGGTCAACCTATTcaactcaaccggtcgaggtccgatcaAGGGGCAATCGAGGTCCAATGATCACTTGTCAAACATTAAATGTTAACGATTAGTCAACTgatcgacccccaactcgaccAGTTGAACCCCTAACTCGACCAATTGAACCCCCAACTCGACCGATTGAACCCCCAACTCGACCGATCGAAACCCCAACGGCTAATTTAGTCATTTTCCTCCCTAAAAAtgtttcaatcttcattgtttcaagagtttaaccttcctaaacatttcttaaatatatttgagcctttggagagtgttttttagtacaccattattttaaaacttgcatatctttagtgcaccattcaatcctagtttttcttatacatttgagcctaaagttttgtattaggattttataattatatttcttatcttcgtttgtaaatctttgagaagaaaaatctaagtgtgaggtatgACTTAGGGagtctcaagtgtggggtatcacttgaggggttattCAAAAGTGAGGTATCTTTTAGATATtgtaaagggtgtttggagccaaaagtctaaGAGGTTTGATTGaaatcataatccaattgtattgcttgaagttTTGAGTTGAAAACCTTGAATTAAtagaacctcaagcttgggattgaaggtAGAGGAAAGTGGACGTAAGCAAAGTTGtatcgaaccactataaaaatcttgtatttACATTCTCTCTTTTCtactttcttattttatatgtaattgtttttatattattttattatatatttacatatattacattctcataatttaaatttgtaaaaaaagcACCCTATTTGCCCCCTCCCCTTTAAGGTGATTACTTTAAATTGGATTAGTCTAATTTTTCTCACAATTATAATAGAACTTAAAAGACAAATACCAACCCAAAACTATTAGGGTTGAAGGGGTAAAAGTATCTAGCAACTCATCCAAACTTGAATCtatgtattatttatttatttttaaaaacatttttattagtttatcaaaatataatcaacataaaagaaagataaaaataataatttcaacttttcttagtttttaattatattaaattaataaatttattatttttatttaattatccaGGATCgaaattattattaatgaaaatgggaaaaagaaaggTAAATTGAGGAGAATTTAGAGTCACAAGTGTACAATTTTGCGGGTTATTAATGTAATATCGGCAGTGGGCTGCGTGCCCGAAACGACGTCGCTTTTTTCCCAATTTAACCTACCTATGGTCGTAAATTATGAAGAAAAGCGCGGGTAAAATCCAAAAGGAGGAACAGCGTAAACGTATGCATAGATAAAGGCGGACGTGAATGGCAGAAATTGAATCGAGTCGAACGGACGGTTGAGAGAAGAAGATCAGAGATCCatcactctctctctccatcATTTTTTCGTTACtctcctatttatttaaaatcaaaagaaaaaatggagagaGCGAAATCAAAACCAACAGCAGAGCCAGAAGAACAACCACCaccatcatcttcatcttctagagagaagaagagagaaaatgtcGTGGCAGACATACGTAGATGACCATCTGATGTGCGAAATCGACGGCCAAGGCCAGCACCTCACCGCCGCTGCCATCGTCGGCCACGACGGCAGCGTCTGGGCGCAGAGCACTTCTTTCCCAGAGGTTTCTCTCAATCATCACAAATCTTGCCACCGTCTTTGATTTGCTTGCTCTCATTCGGTTTTGATATTGTTGTTTGATCTGGTTGTCTTAAGGTCCGCGATCTTCGGTTTCGAGTGTGATTGATTGATCTGATTGTGATCGGACGTGCAATGTGATTGCGTTTTCCATTCGGTTGATCGAGTTGGAATGTGCATTGATCTCTTTGAATAGTAATCGTTGCATGCAttgttttggtttgattttaacTGATTTCAATCTTGATTGGTTAAAAGATGAGGAATGTCTCAGTGGAAGTGTATGATCTGATTATAGTGACATTTGATCCGTTTTGAGGTAATGTGGATTGTATTAATGGATTTATTTTAAGAAGTTTCTATTCCAAAATGAAGctactatttaaaaaaaaaaaaaaggaaaaaagaaacaaatttgaTTAGTGCAAAGATGTTGTTCAATGGCTTTGATTAATGTTTTAGATTAACCTAAGTGGCATTTGATCTGAATATTGTGCCATTTGATCGGTTTTTGAGGTAATGTGGATTGAATTAATGGATTCTGCTAacttatttcaaaaaatttctatTGCCAAAAGAAATCTAttgattttttacaatttttttattgatgtaaAGATGTTTCTTTACTGGCTTTAGTTCGTATTTTAGATCATGTCTTGTGGAGTTCAGATATTCTTATCAACAATGTTTTAGGATGTCTTTGTTTTGTTCCcattcctttttaaaaattgtatttgttatatattgtttcACCATTTTGGTCATGTCAAACAAATGATGCTTCAGAACTTAATCGTGGTGATTGTTTCGTTTTTAGCTAATCAAATGCTAGTGTTATTTCCTTTCAACCACCCATTGATATACTTATGAATtagtgttttcttttcttttctttttttcatttgtcaTTAATTTTTGGTTAGTATGGGTCATCATATATCTCGATcaatttggatttgattttgtGCACCGAACTCCACATTTTAGAGATTCAATTGCTTGGATTGAATTATGGAAGCCATTTCGTGATGGACATCTGATCAGCATTTGGTTACCCCTAAAATATGGGTTCTATTATCTGGATGGAAAGTAGCTGGTTACCTCATTCAATAAAGAAGGCTTAAGATCCACATGATGAAGTTAAACTTGCTTGAAAGGAAATCTTTTTCTGCTTGTGGCATGTGTTATATTGATTTAGATTTTTTGTTGGTAGTTTGAAGCTATTTTTGCATTGTATCTTTCTTCAACAAAATTAATTGCCACTGCCACCAATAGTGTCTCAATTTCTGCTCTCTTGTTGAGAAATAGTTTGACTGCACTTGGTATTTTTGTTATCACAGCTATGTTATGGTCGCAAAAATAAAAGATCACCATGACTGAGAATTTTCTATTAGCTGCTGTTACCACTAAGAGCTTTCATGCCTTGCAATTGCTAAGGTTGAAATGCTTCTGAATGTCTATGCTCTTATGTTGGTCTTTATTTGCAGTTCAAGACTCCAGAGATCACTGGTATCATGAATGATTTTGCAGAACCAGGTCACCTAGCCCCTACTGGCTTATACCTCGGGGGTACAAAGTATATGGTTATTCAGGGAGAGCCTGGGGCTGTCATCCGTGGAAAGAAGGTGAATAGATGTACTTCAACCTATTTTTAGAATCATACACCAACATTTTCTAAACAAGTAACTTCAACTTAACTCAACCCAGCACAGCCTTATGTCACATCTACCTTGCATTGGCTACATGAATTGCTTCAGCATTTTCAGATTCATGCTAATGAAGTTCTCATGCTAGTCTTAGtattctctcttttttaatATGTGCCCTTATGGACTAATCATCAAGCAAGAGTATTTCTATGTGCTTTTTGATATTGGATTTGACTATTTCCATATACCAGTATCTCAAACCTCTGGAGTTCTTAACAGCATAGCATAGCTGTATATCACAACACAATCATGGTCCCTCCATCTTTGGCGCATATTATGGGAGATGAGTTTTTTCTTACTATCATGTAAGAATAAGGACTTGTTGAAGCTCACTTGACAGGTCTATTATATGTCCTGAGTCAGTATTCTTCTACTTTTAAGGTGGCAATATAGTCAATAGCCATAATACTTCTGTAATTTCTCATTCTAACTTTTAGTAGGGTTTTCATTTTGGTCATTATAGATGCCACTGGTTAATAACAAAATTGACACATTTATGTTGACAAACACATATCACCCTCCCCTCCTCTTCTGGACCATGGGAGCCAAAGACAGGCTTCTATTCCCAGGTTACCTTTTACTTTATCAGTTCCAAGCATGAAAAGTTCCTAAACATCAATAgttgtattttgttgatcttgaATTCCTGCACAAACAAAGGTGGACGTACAACATACCATCTGAATCTCAATTTGAATTCCTTTCCCTTATCGGGAGAAGGGCAGAAAAATGGCAAGTATGGTTCTGCTTTTGCCCTCTGCAACTCTATGTTCCTTgcttgtttttaacttttaacaCCATTGAGTTCATTTACATAGGCTGAAGTGACTgcatttcacattttcttttttataatttgttggcaacaatttattttctcattcgAACAAGTTACCACCAGTTTTTTAATTAGAAGCACATCCATACTTGTTTGGCAGGGATCAGGCGGCATCACTATAAAGAAGACTGGTCAGGCACTGGTTTTTGGCATCTATGAGGAACCTGTGACTCCAGGACAATGCAACATGGTTGTTGAAAGGTTGGGGGATTACCTGGTTGATCAGGGCCTGTAGGCCTAAGTCATATTATGGTTCTAGTATTTCTCCTTGGGTTACAACCATCATTTTGTTTCGCTTTTCTGGTTTCAAGCATCCATCTACTTCTTTCTAAACCATGAACTGGCAGTGGAATTGTTGCAGACAATAACCATATGAGGACAGAAACACTTTGTTGTTTGGTTGTTTTGAGTCGGcattttctctatattttcttgatttatgTGTATTCCACCACCGGTTAATGTTATCCCTTTTTCCCAAATTTCCCTCCTTTTCTTTTGGTCAGATAGCAgcattaattttgaaattttcatggGTCTATTGTGGTTTACCTGTAACTTATCCTGGATGGGCAATTCACTGCCACTTCTTCATTGAGTACAAAGCCATCTCACGGAACTTACGTGGcaattttttttgtcctttttcattgattttttttggtAGAACAGCAGAAAACGATAGCcgattccttttcttttcctttgcttTCTAGGATGATGGGGAGAAATCCGCACAAGTAAATTATTGGGCCTCTGTTTTCAGGGATATTCTTAAGACCATTCCAAGACAATATCATCGAGGTACCTGTTTGCATTTTTTAACTAATGAACAGTGCTTTAAAAACTAACCCACATCTTTATTTGTGCTTATGGTAAGCCTTTTTGAAGCtccaatttaatgatttattttctcatatataATCCGTTTTAGGTCTTCCCAATCTGATACAAGATGTCACATTTACTTCCTT
Above is a window of Vitis vinifera cultivar Pinot Noir 40024 chromosome 11, ASM3070453v1 DNA encoding:
- the LOC100268013 gene encoding profilin-2 gives rise to the protein MSWQTYVDDHLMCEIDGQGQHLTAAAIVGHDGSVWAQSTSFPEFKTPEITGIMNDFAEPGHLAPTGLYLGGTKYMVIQGEPGAVIRGKKGSGGITIKKTGQALVFGIYEEPVTPGQCNMVVERLGDYLVDQGL